One segment of Candidatus Aminicenantes bacterium DNA contains the following:
- a CDS encoding DUF4097 family beta strand repeat-containing protein, giving the protein MSMRNSNKNNSLAIAAVLVLGLVLSGCVIVAADGGFSLPGGKEFREDYHKTFPLGPDGRFSVKNVNGDIHISTWDKAEADVTAVKISKSNEENLKLVKIEEQSGSGFVAIDTIWPKSPFRNLRISVDYEIKVPAGVRLELVRSTNGDVELIGKFGEVAASSTNGNVRLEGAAGPAVLDTTNGDIVARDIRGSVKADTTNGGITLTVDGLKDNVTADTTNGSIRVKLLGTVNARLEARTTNGHIDVAVPVTIKDLSKSRSRLSGTIGDGGPLMKLDTTNGSITIEK; this is encoded by the coding sequence ATGTCCATGCGTAACTCTAACAAGAACAACAGTTTGGCTATCGCCGCGGTGCTGGTTCTGGGATTGGTCCTCAGCGGCTGCGTTATCGTCGCCGCTGACGGCGGCTTTTCTCTCCCCGGCGGAAAAGAATTCCGGGAGGACTACCACAAGACCTTCCCGCTCGGCCCTGATGGCCGCTTCAGCGTTAAAAACGTCAACGGCGACATCCACATCTCGACGTGGGACAAGGCCGAGGCCGACGTGACCGCCGTCAAGATCTCCAAGAGCAATGAGGAGAACCTCAAGCTGGTCAAGATCGAAGAACAGAGCGGCTCCGGATTCGTGGCTATCGATACGATCTGGCCCAAATCGCCCTTCCGCAACCTCCGGATCAGTGTCGACTACGAGATCAAGGTCCCGGCCGGCGTCCGGCTGGAGCTCGTCCGCTCGACCAACGGCGATGTGGAGCTCATCGGCAAGTTCGGCGAAGTTGCCGCGAGTTCGACGAACGGCAACGTCCGCCTCGAAGGCGCCGCCGGCCCCGCCGTCCTGGACACAACCAACGGCGACATCGTCGCCCGCGACATCCGCGGTTCGGTCAAGGCCGACACGACCAATGGGGGCATCACTCTGACCGTCGACGGGCTCAAGGACAACGTCACCGCGGATACGACCAACGGCTCGATCAGGGTCAAGCTGCTCGGCACGGTCAACGCCCGGCTGGAGGCCCGCACGACCAACGGCCACATCGATGTGGCGGTGCCCGTGACGATCAAGGATCTGAGCAAGTCGCGGAGCCGTCTGTCCGGCACGATCGGCGACGGCGGCCCGCTGATGAAGCTCGACACGACCAACGGCTCGATCACCATCGAAAAGTAA
- a CDS encoding exo-alpha-sialidase, translating to MKRIGGFLAFIAISIGAFMASGMVVDAGAAQTAVPTPASAGPGQIPGRDFAFVCHDAGAGGYEAFPDVCRLRDGRLMSVFYAGYDHVSLPTAAWPKGGRIAACFSSDEGRTWSKPSAVFDGPDDDRDPSIVQLASGRLLCNFFTLRAKPGDPKAWDGLGTWLVESDDLGRTWSSPRRLSADYYCSSPIRILPGGRLMLGLYKQEKDKAWGAVIASDDSGRTWGPVVDIPNGGWKLDAETDVVPLKDGTILAVEREPSTTMCASISADGGRTWSVSKPMGFPGHCPYLFRAPGDILLLAHRLPQTSLHYSLDEGKSWSADVLVDDCLGAYPSMAPLKDGSVLIVYYEEGAGSNIRARRFRAEEGGITWLSVADGAPVEGASIAAVGAQAWRGSPSARISRRGDVWTIAGSKRTVEVDAASLALKVRSGGTDWATLPSFDGDLVVRRGESDVKLRLASASGRAAGPYDTGFQAGVRIELKEFKAADAALDTAIQLFVGLDGIDEDLVCRIVAADGADRIRELLWPAAVDPAGPDFAVVPFMQGMLLPRDWPRKVWLYDSMSYGRGLYMPWWGFQRGSAAAAVILETPDDAGCRFEHPAGGPTRIDVRWVHSLGRFAYPRSVRFAFLDRGNYVDLAKRYRRHVIERGRFVSLKEKIARNPLVARLVGAPVVHTSILYHIQPQSSYYDRKDPAKNHQLVSFDARAAELRALAGKGIGRAYVHLDGWGVRGYDNLHPDILPPNPEAGGWDGMRRFSWACDTLGFIFAVHDQYRDFYLDAPSYTPRNAQIEEDGKLSTHGTWYGGMQTYLCPSLAPGNVRKNYGALLDRGIKVRGAYLDVFAVVPPDECYNPEHPVTRTECLRYRGEAFDVIRSRGGVVSSEEPADWAVPKLDLVHHGPFALDPNPGSGPAMGIPVPLFNLVYHDSILLPWSLGKGAWGIPETDLGFLHGLGHAGLPYLSLDPSAAELEQVRTMCALNARVGLLELVRHEFLDGSYRRQRFTYADGTTVTIDLDSGGYDIAPRLEVPAAIK from the coding sequence ATGAAAAGAATCGGCGGCTTTTTGGCTTTTATCGCTATTTCGATCGGCGCCTTCATGGCCTCTGGAATGGTCGTGGACGCGGGCGCTGCGCAGACGGCCGTTCCGACCCCCGCTTCCGCCGGCCCCGGCCAAATTCCCGGCCGCGACTTCGCCTTTGTCTGCCATGACGCCGGCGCCGGCGGCTATGAGGCGTTTCCCGACGTCTGCCGCCTGCGCGACGGCCGGCTGATGTCCGTCTTCTATGCGGGGTACGACCACGTCAGCCTGCCCACGGCCGCGTGGCCCAAGGGCGGCCGGATCGCGGCCTGCTTCTCCTCGGACGAAGGCCGGACGTGGAGCAAGCCGTCCGCCGTCTTCGACGGGCCCGACGACGACCGCGACCCGTCTATCGTCCAGCTCGCCTCGGGCCGCCTCCTGTGCAATTTCTTCACCCTCCGGGCCAAGCCCGGCGATCCCAAGGCCTGGGACGGGCTCGGCACGTGGCTCGTCGAGTCCGACGACCTAGGCCGAACCTGGTCGTCGCCCCGCCGGCTCTCGGCCGACTATTATTGCAGCTCGCCGATCCGCATCCTCCCGGGCGGCCGCCTGATGCTGGGCCTTTACAAGCAGGAGAAGGACAAAGCCTGGGGCGCCGTGATCGCGTCCGACGATTCCGGCAGGACCTGGGGCCCGGTCGTCGATATCCCCAACGGCGGCTGGAAGCTGGACGCCGAGACCGACGTCGTCCCGCTCAAAGACGGCACGATCCTGGCCGTCGAGCGCGAACCGTCCACGACGATGTGCGCCTCGATCTCTGCCGACGGCGGCCGCACCTGGAGCGTCTCCAAGCCCATGGGATTTCCCGGCCATTGCCCCTATCTTTTCCGCGCCCCCGGCGACATCCTTTTGCTGGCCCATCGTCTGCCGCAGACCTCCCTCCATTACAGTCTGGACGAGGGCAAGTCCTGGAGCGCGGACGTTCTCGTCGACGATTGCCTCGGCGCCTACCCCTCCATGGCCCCCCTCAAGGACGGGTCGGTCCTGATCGTCTATTACGAGGAAGGCGCCGGCTCGAACATCCGGGCCCGCCGGTTCAGGGCCGAGGAGGGGGGAATCACTTGGCTATCGGTTGCGGACGGCGCACCCGTCGAAGGCGCCTCGATCGCGGCCGTCGGCGCCCAGGCTTGGCGGGGATCTCCCTCGGCGCGGATCTCGCGGCGCGGCGACGTCTGGACGATCGCCGGTTCGAAACGCACGGTCGAGGTCGATGCGGCGTCATTGGCGCTTAAAGTCCGTTCGGGCGGGACCGATTGGGCCACCCTGCCGTCGTTTGACGGCGATCTCGTCGTCCGGCGCGGGGAGAGTGACGTCAAGCTGCGGCTGGCCTCTGCTTCCGGCCGCGCGGCCGGGCCTTATGATACGGGCTTCCAAGCGGGAGTCCGGATCGAGCTCAAGGAATTCAAGGCCGCCGATGCGGCGCTCGACACGGCCATCCAGCTTTTCGTCGGGCTCGACGGCATCGACGAAGACCTCGTCTGCCGGATCGTCGCTGCCGACGGCGCCGACCGCATCCGCGAACTGCTCTGGCCGGCCGCCGTCGATCCGGCCGGGCCCGACTTCGCCGTCGTGCCGTTCATGCAGGGGATGCTCCTGCCCCGCGACTGGCCGCGCAAGGTCTGGCTTTACGACTCCATGAGCTACGGCCGGGGCCTTTACATGCCCTGGTGGGGATTCCAGCGCGGGAGCGCGGCGGCGGCGGTCATCTTGGAGACGCCCGACGACGCCGGATGCCGATTTGAGCATCCCGCCGGCGGCCCGACCCGGATCGATGTCCGCTGGGTCCATTCGCTGGGCCGCTTCGCTTATCCGCGCTCGGTCCGTTTCGCCTTCCTCGACCGCGGCAATTACGTCGATTTGGCCAAGCGTTATCGGCGCCATGTGATCGAGCGGGGGCGCTTCGTCTCGCTCAAGGAAAAAATCGCCCGCAATCCGCTCGTGGCCCGCTTGGTGGGCGCGCCGGTCGTCCACACCAGCATCCTTTATCACATCCAGCCGCAGTCGAGCTATTACGACCGCAAGGACCCGGCCAAAAATCATCAGCTCGTTTCCTTCGATGCCCGCGCGGCGGAGCTTCGAGCCCTCGCGGGGAAGGGGATCGGCCGGGCCTACGTCCACCTGGACGGCTGGGGCGTTCGCGGCTACGACAACCTCCACCCCGACATCCTGCCGCCGAACCCCGAGGCAGGCGGGTGGGACGGCATGCGCCGGTTCTCTTGGGCCTGCGATACTCTGGGATTCATCTTTGCCGTTCATGATCAGTACCGCGACTTCTATCTGGACGCTCCCTCTTACACGCCGCGAAACGCCCAGATAGAGGAGGACGGCAAGCTCTCGACGCACGGGACCTGGTACGGCGGGATGCAGACGTATCTCTGCCCCAGCTTGGCCCCCGGAAACGTCCGGAAGAACTACGGCGCCCTGCTCGACCGCGGCATCAAGGTCCGCGGAGCCTACCTCGACGTCTTTGCCGTCGTCCCGCCCGACGAATGCTACAATCCCGAGCACCCCGTTACGCGGACGGAATGCCTGCGCTATCGGGGCGAAGCCTTCGACGTCATTCGATCCCGCGGCGGTGTCGTCAGCTCGGAGGAACCGGCCGACTGGGCCGTGCCGAAGCTTGATCTTGTCCATCATGGGCCGTTCGCCCTCGATCCCAATCCGGGATCTGGACCGGCCATGGGGATTCCCGTTCCGCTCTTCAACCTCGTTTACCACGACTCGATCCTCCTGCCCTGGTCGCTGGGCAAGGGCGCCTGGGGCATCCCGGAGACGGATCTCGGCTTCCTGCACGGGCTCGGCCACGCCGGCCTGCCGTATCTGTCGCTCGATCCGTCCGCCGCAGAGCTGGAACAAGTCCGGACGATGTGCGCCTTGAATGCTCGGGTCGGACTGCTGGAGCTTGTCCGGCACGAATTCCTCGACGGTTCGTATCGCCGCCAGCGTTTCACTTACGCCGACGGGACGACCGTGACAATCGACTTGGATTCGGGCGGCTACGATATCGCACCGCGGCTGGAAGTGCCGGCGGCTATAAAATAG
- a CDS encoding exo-alpha-sialidase yields MIIRPRRPALFPLLIASFLLAAPARPGILLSAAASRQAAPKPAAPPVPAVFRILESEFIVPSPAFASSHASTIVETPSGLVAAWFGGSREGAPDVGIWLALRDGRAWSEPSEVAAGVLSGDPRRYPCWNPVLFRRRSGELLLFYKVGPAPASWWGMLKISSDDGRTWGAAHRLPAGILGPIKNKPIELADGTMLCGSSVEEGGWRVHMEWTRDPVGAWSRGADLNEAPAISAIQPAILRFPDGLLQALCRSKQGVLMASWGKAADPSSWTRLAPTDVPNPDSGIDAVTLADGRAVLVYNPLRRGRDILDVAYSLDGKSWRPAYRLEDDPAREFSYPAVIQTADGRLHVTYTWRREKIRHVVLDPGILPK; encoded by the coding sequence ATGATCATCCGCCCTCGGCGGCCGGCCCTGTTCCCCTTGCTGATCGCATCGTTTCTGCTGGCGGCGCCGGCCCGACCCGGGATTCTTCTCTCCGCAGCCGCCAGCCGTCAAGCGGCGCCGAAGCCGGCGGCTCCGCCCGTCCCCGCGGTCTTCCGCATCCTGGAATCCGAATTCATCGTCCCCTCGCCGGCCTTCGCCTCCAGCCACGCCTCGACCATCGTCGAAACTCCTTCCGGGCTCGTCGCGGCCTGGTTCGGGGGCAGCCGCGAAGGGGCGCCCGATGTCGGCATCTGGCTGGCGCTCCGCGACGGCCGAGCCTGGTCGGAGCCGTCCGAAGTCGCGGCGGGCGTTTTATCCGGCGACCCGCGCCGCTATCCCTGCTGGAACCCTGTGCTGTTCCGTCGTCGATCCGGGGAGCTTCTTCTTTTCTACAAAGTCGGTCCCGCGCCGGCGTCCTGGTGGGGGATGCTGAAAATCTCCTCCGACGACGGCCGAACTTGGGGGGCGGCGCATCGTCTTCCCGCTGGCATCCTCGGCCCGATCAAAAACAAGCCGATCGAGCTGGCCGACGGGACCATGCTCTGCGGTTCGAGCGTCGAAGAAGGCGGGTGGCGCGTCCACATGGAATGGACCCGTGACCCCGTCGGCGCCTGGAGTCGCGGCGCCGACCTAAACGAGGCACCCGCGATCTCCGCCATCCAGCCCGCCATCTTGCGATTCCCCGACGGCTTGCTTCAGGCGCTCTGCCGATCCAAGCAGGGCGTTCTTATGGCGAGTTGGGGCAAGGCCGCGGATCCATCGTCCTGGACCAGGCTCGCTCCGACCGATGTCCCCAACCCGGATAGCGGCATCGACGCCGTGACGCTGGCCGATGGTCGCGCCGTGCTGGTCTATAATCCGTTGCGTCGGGGGCGGGATATCCTGGATGTCGCTTACAGCTTGGACGGCAAGTCCTGGCGGCCTGCCTATCGTCTCGAAGACGACCCCGCCCGGGAGTTTTCCTATCCTGCCGTCATCCAGACCGCCGACGGCCGACTTCACGTGACCTATACCTGGCGCCGCGAGAAAATCCGCCACGTGGTGCTGGATCCGGGAATCCTGCCCAAGTGA